AAACGCACTTCACATTGCGTAACTACGCGCGCCGTAAAGCGCTGGAAGCGCAAAGCGAAACCCACACACACGGTGTCTGATACCCGACAAGCAGAACGAAACATGCAAAGCACACTGAGGGCCAGAACGTACACAGTCAGCCAGCTCACATGGGTGCCCGAGCGCCAAGCGACCTGCGGTGCGTGAGGTCAGCGACACGGGCGCCACCAGGTTGGCCTCGACGCACTCACCCAGGAGTCACACCGAGGCTTGGAAACGAAAAGGGGCTGAGCCGCCACTTTTGTGACGCTTGTGAAGTCATGGCAACCTGAAGGCATAGTCTGGAGGGACGGCGGACCAGCGTTCCTATCAGTCTTTTTCGCTCTTCTGACCGCAAGTCAACGCATCAGAAAAAGCAGACGCTCCAAGGCAGGGCTTCTGGGCACGACTCGCGATGTGGTTTCCGCCGCGCCGAAAATGCGGTGCAGCGCTCAACTGCATGAGTACAATGAGCAGGATGAAGCGGTCTGCTGCCCCACGTGCGTCCCTCTGTGCCCTTACCACGTTCACCGCTCTGCTGTCCGCGTGCGGTGGCGGGCCGAGCACCGCGACCTCACCAGCAAAAAGCAGCATGTCCGGCACGGTCGCGCTTGCCACTGCCTCCAGCACTCAAGCCGCTGGCACCTCCCTCGCCACCAACGAGTACATCGTCAAGCTCAAGCCATCACTCACGGCACAGAACGTCCGCTCCCTCGAAGTGGACGGGCAGCGCCTTGAGCGCGTCAGCAGCATCTCCACCCTGAACCTGGGCCTGTACCGCGCGATACAACCATCGAAGACGACGCCCCAAACGACGGCTCAGCAGCTTTCCGCCCTCGCAGGCGTGGAGTCCGCGACGCCCAACACCCGCGGTCAGTTGTTCAGAACGCCGAACGACACGTACTACCCGTACAAGTGGGACGCACAGATGCTCAACCTGCCAAACGCCTGGAACATCACAACCGGTGCAAGCGTGACGGTCGCCGTGGTGGACAGCGGAATCGTGAGCCACCCGGACCTCAACAGCAAACTGCTGCCCGGGTACGACTTTGTGAGTAACCTGGACAACGCTGGGGACGGCAACGGCGTGGACAACGATCCGACGGACCCGGGCGTCAATACCAGCTACCACGGCACGCACGTTGCCGGCATCATCGGTGCTTCGACCAACAACGGTGCTGGCGTGTCCGGCGTGAGCTGGGGCGCGCGGATCGTTCCAGTGCGTGTTGGAGGAAAACTGGGCATCGACAAGTGGGACATGATGTACGCCACCTACTGGGCTGCCGGCGGACACCTGGACGGCCTTCCCGACAACCCAAACCCGGCCAAGGTCATCAACCTCAGCCTGGGCGGCACAGGTGCGTGCAGTTCGGTCGAGCAGGACTTGTTCAACACCCTCGCCCAAGCGGGTGTCGTTGTCGTCGCCGCAGCCGGGAACGAGAACGTCAGCGCCAGCACCGTCGCACCGGCCAATTGCGACAATGTCATCACGGTCGGTGCGGTCGGACCGGATGGGAAGCGTGCACCCTACTCCAACTACGGTGCCCGCGTCGATGTCATGGCCCCCGGCGGCAACCCCCAGTTGCGCCTGACGTACGGCGGGACCACCGTTCCAGGCAACGTGCTCAGCACCGTCAAAAACGGGTACGACTTCATGCCGGGAACATCCATGGCCGCGCCACAGGTCAGTGGGGTCGCCGCGCTACTCCTGGGCAACGAACCTGGCCTCACGCCAACGCAAGTTCGCGCCCGGCTCAAATTGACCGCCACCCCCTTGAGTGACGCGGCGTGCGGGGTCATCTCAGGTTGCGGCGCCGGGCTGGTCAACGCTGCTGCCGTCCTCGGGGTGAGTGGAAGTGCACCAGCTCCGCAGCCGGTGGCGCAGGGACGCACCTGGGTCATCGCGTTCTACCGGACAGGAACCACCTATGACGGCGCGCGCAGCCGCGTGGCTCAAGTGCCTCAGGTGACACTGCGCAACCCGTTCCAACTGACGGAACTGGAAGCGGGAACCTACTCGGTTGTCGCGTGGCAGGACCTTGACGACGACAGCCAGGTCGATGACGGTGAACCCGTCGGCGTGTACCCGACGAACGTGGTCGCGGACGGCCGGGCGCTGAACGGAATCAACATCCAGCTCACGCCATACCGGATGGGCGCGGCAAGTGTTAACGACCAGCAGGGCGCGAACGCCCTGCTGGTCGCGTTCTTGCGAAACTGGAACCGTGGCCAGGTAGGGGAGGAATAGGACTTACTGCCCCTCAGGCTGTTCGCGGCGGGTTAGGGACTCTCCACGCATGACTTGGCGCCCCCAACGACTCACCCGTCAACAAATGAAGGAACGACGCCTCGAAGGCATGCGCCTCCTGGAAAGCGGCAACCACACCCAGGACGCTATCGCGTAAGAACCGGGCGTGCACGTCAGCACCGTGCAGAAATGGCACCGCACCTCAAACACCACGGGCCGGTCCCAATCGTGAAGGTTTGTTCGGGGCGCTTCGTCACCAGAATCACCGCGACGCATAGTGCAGCGCGTACGCTCACGGCAACACGAGGAGGTGCAGCATGCGTTTGGTGACGGTCCGAGCGCCCGAAGGTCAAGGACAGCACGTGGCCGGTGTGGCCTTCACGGCAGGCATCACAGAGGTTGGTGTTCATCGCGC
This is a stretch of genomic DNA from Deinococcus peraridilitoris DSM 19664. It encodes these proteins:
- a CDS encoding S8 family peptidase, which translates into the protein MKRSAAPRASLCALTTFTALLSACGGGPSTATSPAKSSMSGTVALATASSTQAAGTSLATNEYIVKLKPSLTAQNVRSLEVDGQRLERVSSISTLNLGLYRAIQPSKTTPQTTAQQLSALAGVESATPNTRGQLFRTPNDTYYPYKWDAQMLNLPNAWNITTGASVTVAVVDSGIVSHPDLNSKLLPGYDFVSNLDNAGDGNGVDNDPTDPGVNTSYHGTHVAGIIGASTNNGAGVSGVSWGARIVPVRVGGKLGIDKWDMMYATYWAAGGHLDGLPDNPNPAKVINLSLGGTGACSSVEQDLFNTLAQAGVVVVAAAGNENVSASTVAPANCDNVITVGAVGPDGKRAPYSNYGARVDVMAPGGNPQLRLTYGGTTVPGNVLSTVKNGYDFMPGTSMAAPQVSGVAALLLGNEPGLTPTQVRARLKLTATPLSDAACGVISGCGAGLVNAAAVLGVSGSAPAPQPVAQGRTWVIAFYRTGTTYDGARSRVAQVPQVTLRNPFQLTELEAGTYSVVAWQDLDDDSQVDDGEPVGVYPTNVVADGRALNGINIQLTPYRMGAASVNDQQGANALLVAFLRNWNRGQVGEE